Within the Fischerella sp. PCC 9605 genome, the region ATCAGCTGTTAAACCATTTTGCTGTTGAAATTTCTTCATTGCTGCCTCTGTCTGAGGACCATAGATGCCGTCAATGTCAACTCCTAAACGGTATTGTAAGTATCTGACTACTACACCACCCGCATGATTTACTCTAATAATTCTTTTCGCTAAAATCTGATTAATTGCATTCCATGTAGTGTCTCCAGCAATTCCTGTTTGTTGAATGCCTGTGATACTCTGAAATTTTTCGATTGCAGATTTTGTTGTGGCATCGTTTGTGCCATTCTCTACCAAAGGTTTACCATTTTTATCAGTTATTTTGAGTCTATTTAAAGCTTTCTGAAATCTCAAGGTTGTTGTATCTGGATTTTGTTCTTCATCCTCTATGGGATTAACAGGAGTACTAGGTAATTGACCAGTTAAACCTTTGACGATCGCATTTGCCATTGCCTCTGGATTATACAGATTCATGTCTTTTTGCGAATCGACAAAACAGCCTTCTACCAAAATCGCAGGCATATCTGTATTTTTGAGGACAAATAAATGACTGCCGTTTTTAACACCGCGATTAAAAAAGCCTAATTTGACAATTTCATCTAATACAGGTTTGGCAATTCTTCTGCCTGTATCGCTAACTGCAAATACTTCCGTACCATTCGCCTGACGATTAAAGGCATTAAAATGAATAGATACAAAAGTATCTACTTTGTTAGCATTAGCTGTAGCGCATCTTTTTCGGAGCGATTCGCTTACTGATGAGGCTCTAGCTGGCTTGCATTCTACGACTTGATGCCCTAAAGCTTTTAATTTGGCTATAACTCTGTTACCTACATCTAAGGTCAAATTATCCTCAAATTTTATCCCTCTAGCTCCGGTATCGGGAGGACAATTATGGCCGATATCTATTCCAAATTTCATTTGCTTCTCCTGAATTGATTTTTGATAACACTTCTATGTATTTAATCTAGATATTAGTTTATATGAATCATTAATATAAAATTTATTAGTAATAATTATGAATTAATCGAAAGTTAGTGGAGGCTGGTTGAAGTAGAAATTCTACCTTTTGACCTTCCAAATACTAAATTTAAACTCGCTTACATAGTAATTGATAGCTGATAACTGGTTATTGCAAATAACAAACAACAAATCTGCGATTCATTACTAATTACCGATATAACAAAAAATCTGAGTATTTTAGCTAAAATAATATGCCAACCGTCTATGATAGAATACTGTTTCCCAACTGTCCATTGTAACAAAGAAGAAACTTAAAGATTTTTGATAAAAATTTGGCAACGCCCTTTTATCCATCTGGTGTTGCATACTTATATATAATTAGGTTGTCCTTGGCTATTTGTCATTTGTAATTTGTTCTTAGTAATGACAATCAACTATTTACTAATGACAGTGGTTGAGCGATTGTTTCTCTCACTTTTGAAAGAGCAAGCTTTTCTACCGGCATTTTGTTAATTTTTTGCGAGAGCACAATCAATGCATTGTCATAAAAAGCACATATGACTAATCTAACAGCTTCACAATCACTTAGCGAGGAGCGCAAAACGCCTTCAGATGTACAGGTGCAATTTGAAGCGCGAAAGCCAATTATAGATCCAACTTTGGGTATTCCTGTCAATGTCAAAAAAGTAGGAACTCCCCAGCATCGCTTGGTAACTATTGGCGATTCAATTACACATGGTTTTCAAAGTGGGGCTATTTTTAATACGCGGCTATCTTATCCTGCGATTATTGCCAGGGAAATGGGTTGGAATCAGTTGCGTTATCCCACGTATGATTCACCAGGAGATGGATTGCCGTTAAACTTAGAAAGCTTGGCTCGTAATCTCCAGCAGCAGTTTGGCGACAACATCAATTTTTCGGAATTTGTTTCAGCCGTGCTGTTTTTACGCAAATACCTAGATGCAATTGAAGATTACTGGGAACGTGGTGAAGGTTCGCTGTTGCCAATTCAACGCGAGATCAACCACAACTTATCAGTCTATGGTTGGGATTTGCGGAATACCTTATCGCGCAATGCAGATATCTGCATAGAAGTAATCAGAAATTCTTCGTCTCGGGATGATTTTTTCCAGCAGATTGTCGATAATCATAACGATCGCGCTGCCATTCGGGTTTTGAACTCAGCTAGAGATACGAATGCTAAAGCACTCACACCGTTGCAAGCAGCCGCAGTTCTCGGTGCAGAAGGAACAGAAGAAACCGAAGGAATTGAAACTCTGATTGTCTTTATTGGTGCGAATAATGCTCTGGGCAGTATTCTCACATTTAATGTGGTATGGAGTGATACTGGCTATGATGATATGACAGTGAACGATAAATATACTGTCTGGCGTCCTATTCACTTCAAAGCTGAGCTAGATCTGGTAGTTGCCGAAGTTAGGAGAATTCGCGCCCGGCATGTGATTATTGGCACAGTGCCTCACGTTACCATCGTACCTTTTGCCCGTGGAGTCGATAATAAAGTCACACAGGGTTCGCGGTACTTCCCTTACTACACTTTGCCTTGGATTGAAGATGAGGATTTTGACCCAGATAAACACCCACACCTCACCGAAGACGAGGCAAGAGCAATTGATAGTGCTATTGACAAGTACAACGAGTATATTACTGATGCGGTACGGCAAGCGAGAACAGAAGGTAGAGATTGGTATTTACTAGAAACCTGTGGATTACTGGATAGGCTTGCATCCCGGCGCTATCTGGAAGATCCCACTGCTAGACCTTCTTGGTGGGAGGAAGTTGGTGGTGAGTATGAATTGCCACCCGAGTTGAAAGCACTATCACCTGTACCAAACTCTCGCTTTTTCATCTCTGGGCCAAACGGTCGTACTCAAGGCGGTTTATTCTCTATGGATGGGATTCATCCTACTACGATTGGTTACGGCATTCTAACTCAGGAAATTATCAACATTATGCAATTGGCAGGTATAAAATTTTATGAAAACGACGGTCAAACCGAGCGTACAGGAGACATTAAAGTTGATTTTCGGCGATTAATTGCTGAGGATACGTTGATTTCCCAGCCACCACGAAACCTCGCCAATATTCTAGATATAATTGGTGAACTGGATAAAAGATTTAATATTGGGGGTCTGTTGTTGAGAAGGAATTACTAGGAAAATAGGGGTTGAAGGCTAAGGGTTAGAGAAGAAGGTTTTTATACTTTCGTTGTGAAGTTTTCTCATGAATTACTGCCTGAAATTGCGTTAGGATTTTAACACTTGCTCTGCTGTCAGCGCCAATTCTGAGAAAGTCTGCGAGACAATGCGATCGCTACCACGATAAGGTTTACACTGGTAGACTCCATTTTTATCCAGCAAGTAAACAAAGATTGTTGGGACTTTCGGGTTGCCTAAATAACTACGACTAGCAACTGCTAAATAATCTACAATCCAATATTCAGGAATACCCAGCCGCTGGTATTCATCCAGCTTATCAATGTAGTCATCTTCCCAATTAGTAGACACAACCTCTACAGCTAGTTGGAGGGGTTCCAGCAGCGCCGAATAAGCAGCAAGGTTTGAATCCCAAAGAGTCTTGTCTACAACACTCACATCAGGATGACGACCTTGTTCTTTACCATCTGAGGTGAGTGTCCTAACCATAATTCTGCCTGAAACTCTGTAGTTTAGCTTGAGACGTTTTACCTCGTCTTTGAATGAGTCTGAAATATACTCAGCTATGTTATCGTGTTGTCTTGTTGGTAATATCCTCACAATTTCTCCGTTAACAAGCTCATAGCGACCTTCTTCATCAAGGTCTTGCTCTAGGAATTGCTCAAAAGTTAATAGTTGCTTGGGTGTGGTTGTAGTCATGGTTAGTTAGTATTAAAATCTATGGTGTTGCTGAATAATGGGATGAATGAGGCTGACGCACCAGACGCGGTGACGCGGTGATTATGAGTCATGCAAATTCCAAAATCATCCCGCAATTATGCAACGCCAAATATATATATTATTGTGGAGATTATCTTTTAAGTCTGCTTGTAAAGATTCTGAAACTTGTGATGTTAGTAAGCTAAAGCACGTTCAAATTACATAGTCAAATTTTCTCAATCTCTTGTGGGGTGGGCATCCTGCCTGCCCAAGTCATGCAACTTAGATGTGGAACAGCTTTGCTACCCTAATAACCCCTCCACTGCACCCAGTTCTAGCAAAGTTGATTTCTGCGCCTCGGTCAAACCTGTGACACCGTAAATATTCATGTTTTCATAAAGGCGTTCTGCTCTCAAATTCTTGATACACTCTTTTGTCTGTACATCCCATAACTTGATGACAGCATTGCCATCACCACTCACCAGCATTTTACCATCAGAACTAAAGTCAACGGACATTACCCAGGTGTTATGTCCTGTTAAGGTAGCAATGCAATCACCCGTTGCTACGTCCCAGAGTTTGATCGTGCCGTCACTGCTACAACTGACAAGAGTACTACCATCGGGACTAAAAGCGATCGCCCAAATCCATTCTTGATGTCCCCGCAGTATATGAAGACACTCGCCTGTGCGAATATCCCATAGCCTCACAGTGCGATCGGCACTACTACCAGTGGCGAGGGTCAGACCATCTGGACTAAAGGCAACCCACCAAACCCAACTGTCGTGTCCTTTGAAGGTTTGACAGCACTGTTTTGTTTCTAAATCCCATATCCTGACTGTATCATCAAAACTGCCCACTGCCAGTTTTTTACCATCTGGGCTAAAAGCAGTTGAGATCGTAATGTGTTCTGGAAAAGTGTGCAGGAGTTGACCTGTTGCAACGTCCCACAGTTTCACTGTGCGGTCATAGCTACTGCTGGCTAGAATACAACCATCTGGACTAAAAGTTACGCCTGTCACCATCCCGGCGTGTCCATGCAAGACTTTGGTACACAGTCCTGTTTTTACATCCCAAAGTCGAATTGTTTGGTCGGCGCTACCACTAGCCAAGCTTCGACCGTCAGGACTAAAGGTGACTGCAAAGATAAAATCTGTGTGTCCGCGTAGAGACGTTACATGTAACGTCTCTACATTCCATAATCTAACGATTGTGTCTTCGCCGCCACTAGCGATGATTTCACCTAGCGAGTTGGAGGGAATTGGACTAAAAACAACGGATGAAAACCAGTTGTGTCTGCCTTTGAATGTTCTCACACACTCCCCAGTAGTAATATCCCATAGCTTAATCGAGAAATCATCACTACCAGTAGCGAGCAAGGTTCCTTCGGGGTTGACGGCATTTACGTAAATTGCATTTGTATGCCCTTGCAAGGTTTTCACACATTGTTGAGTAGCAACATCCCACAGTCGCACCGTCCGATCAATACTACAGCTAGCCAGAATATTTCCCTCACCAATAAAACAGACTGTAAATACTCCATGCGTGTGTCCTTTCAGGATACCAACACACATACCCTTGTCTAAATCCCAAAGCCTGATAGTTTGGTCTAAACTGCTACTGGCAAGCAATCCTTGTTTACTAAATGCGACACTCCTGATCCAATCAGTATGTCCTTGCAAAGTTTTGATACAGCGACCAGTAGTAATATCCCAGATTTTAACTGTATTGTCGTCGCTGCCACTGGCAACGATCGCCCTATGTCCTCCCTTATTAAGGGGGGAATTAGGGGGAATCGGGAGTAAAGCCACAGACCAGACTCCATTGGTGTGTCCTTGCAACACTTTAGTGCATTTCCCCGTGCTTATATCCCAAACTCTGATGGTTGAGTCGGTGCTACAACTAATCAAAATGTTACCATCAGGCGCAAACACAACAGTACGAACTCCACCTTTATGACCTTGCAGAGTTTGCAAGCACTGACCACTGCTGACATCCCAAAGCTTAATTGTGCCATCTTCTCCCCCTGTGGCGAGAGTGCTACCATCTGGACTAAAACTCACTCCCCAAATAATACCCAAATGTCCCTGATAGCTGATTAGCAGATGACTGCTAGCGACATCCCACAAACGCAGATAACCATCTGTATGAGTTGTTGCTAAAGCTTTGCCATCCGGACTGAACGCCGCACACATGGCTGTTGAAAAGGTTTTGGCAAACACCGATTGAGATAGGTCAGCACAAGCAAAGTTAACTTGCACCAGAGGAGTATCCTGGAGGTATGCCTGCCAAATTGTCAGATGCGAGAAGTCATAACCCGTCAAGTCTGTTTGCAGGTGAGACAGTAGGTTAATTATGTTACCCCCTGCATAGCCAGGTTCTGGGTTAGGAGTGGAGGAGCTTTTGCTTAGAGAATGCTCTCGTAAATCATTGAGAATCTGAACGAGTCGAGTTTCGATTGCTTGTTTGCTTCGCAGTGACAATAACAGTTGTTCAATTACAGGTTCAAGAATGAGTTTCGTTTGGGCAAGGCGGATATAATCTTTAGCGATCGCTTTGATCAAAGCATGGCTGTTAAATATCAGTTGTTGGTTGGTGGTTGTTGGTGGTTGGTTGTTGGTGGTTGGTTGTTGTTTGTTGGTTGTTATTCTCCCACTCTCCCACTCCACAATCTCCTCAGCCACCTGCTGAATTAAATAATCTGTGACAAATTCCATCACTACAGGTTGGAGGGTGAATTGTACCGGGGGTTGGAGAAGTGATTTTTTTTCGATCAGATTTCGCCTCGCCAGTGACTCTAGCGCCTCTAGTAGTTTCATTGATGATACAGGCAATACCAAATCGCTACGCAACTCCGCCATAGTGACTGGTTCTCGATTGATTGCCAGCCAGTACATTAAGTCTTTTTCGAGTGTGGAAAGGCGATGAAATTGCTGTGATAATAAGTCACAAATACTACCAAATACTGTAGTACCTTGAGCGAGAAATTCCGCAACATCACCATTAAATAGCTCGCCAATTGTAGTAGCAATAATTTTCAGCGCTAGAGGATTGCCTGTGTAGTGATGAATCAAGTCTTGCCATTGTGCATCCGAACCGTAGAAAAAACTCTTGGTTTTTACCAACTCAAGGGCAGCGATTACACTCAAGCCTGATAATTGGAATGACCGGACTGGTAAAGTTTCGCCTTCTAAAGCTGCAATTTGTTGAGGTTTTTCCCGACTTGTCAGTATTACGCAGCTTTGATGGGCTGTTTCTCCTGCTTGCTGCAATAATTGTCCGTAGTCTTCATATCCAGCTTGGAAATGTCCGCATTGGTCGCCACTTGCCAAAATCGATTCTGCATTATCTAGTACGATCAAACAGCGGTGCGATCGCAAGTGTGCCATAAATTGGGAAATCAACACAGGTGTAGCAACTTGTCTTGTCACATCCCCTAAATTTTCCGATAAATTCACGGGTTGACCATCGGCGAAGAACTGAAGCAAGTTGCTCAACAATTCTCTCAATGGTGGACTATTGCGGAGACTCCGCCATACTACAAACTCGAATTGTGCCTGAATTTGCTGTGCTAGTTTCACCGCAAGTGTTGTCTTGCCAACTCCACCCATTCCTAGCAAAGCAATCAGCCGACAGCGATCGTTAACAATCCAATACCCTAACTTGCTTAGTTCCTCTGCGCGACCAAAAAAAATGGAGACATCAACAGTTTCGCCCCAGTCTTGATGTTGGGGTGATGGGGAGATTGGGGGATGGGGTGAGTCTGTCCCCACCTCCCCATTTCCTGCTTTCACGTAATCACTTTTCGCTAACTCTAACCCAAAACCTCTAAAGAAGTAGTCAAGGGTTTGCTTATCAACTCCTTCTTCCCGTGCCAAAACCTTGGAGACAGTAAAGGGGGCAAGTTGAGTGCGATCGCTCAATTCTTCCAGAGTAAATCTGGCTCCATCATTTTCTAGAATCTCTGCCTGATGCCTAGCTTCCTGTAGCTTTTTCCATCCTTGCAGGCTGAGGATTACACCACGTCTGCGTCTTTGCTTGTGCAGTTCCATTGACTTACAAGGCTAACGCCAAGTTGAAAGTTATTTTACTGGTTTTAAGGCAAGATATGGAATTGCCCTTTATTGTATATAAATTAATACAACTTAACTATTATCAATTCCACCTAGTCCTGGCATGATTAAATTAATCAACTCATCAACAAATTCTTCAGTCAAAGGTGCATGTTTCAACAAAAGACGATAAAACAGGGGACTGTAAAGTGCATCAATTACCGCTTCAATATCAATATCAGAGCGTATTTCCCCGCGTTGTATACCTTTTTTAATCACCTGAGTGCAATCTTTACGACGTGGTGATAACCAATTAGCTACAAACGCTTCTATCATTTCAGGGTCTGTTTGTCCTCCACCTATCAGCGTTGCAATTACTTGTCCCCGTGGACTGTTCATAATTTTGACTAATTTTTGCATTTGCAAGCGAATATCTTCCTTTACTTCCCCTGTATTGGGAAAAGAGAGTTCTGGATTAGTTGCAGCCAAAAAAGCATCCATCACCAAACGTGCTTTACTAGACCAACGTCGGTAAATTGTTGGTTTACCCACACCTGCACGCGCCGCAACTCCTTCGATCGTCAATTCTGTAAATCCCACTTCCATCACTAATTCGTAAGCAGCTTGCAATATGCTTTGATGCGCTTCATCCGAACGCGGTCGTCCTCTACCCCGTGACTGAAGTTTTGCCGTTGTTTTTCCTACTACTTTTGGCATAATTTGTTGTCTCCCAAAATAATTAACGTAACGTTACGTTAATTATAGCATAACAGCAAGGCTCTAAAAGCTTTAACCGCTGGATGTTTTAGCGTGAGAATGACACCGAAAAATTTTTTCTCTACCCACTTGACACGCCTGATTATTTCGCCTTAGATTAATTACGTGACGTAACGTTAAATATTCAAGGTGACAACAGATGGTTAGAGGTGATGCTTCATAGTCAAAAGAGATTACGTTGGGTCAATCGCTTAATGTACATGCTTAGAAAGCGCCGTGCAGTCAAAGTACATTCATACACGCGCCTAACGCAGCAAAATAAACCACCTCGCTATAAAGTCTTTTTGCTGACTTGGTTGGCAATTTATCCTTTGATTACAGCTATCTTTTTCTTATTTGGTAAACAACTAAGTCTTTTGCCACTACCAATACGCACACTCTTACTCACAGGAATCTTGGTTTATTTAATGACTTATATTGTCATGCCTTGGTTGATGAAAGTATTTCACAATTGGCTTTATCCAAATAGTAAATAGCAATAATCGGTTAACTTTAATAGCAAAGGACAGGAAATATGGAACTTCTAGATCGAGACAAAATTGCAAGTGTAGAAAAAGAAATTCATGAATTTATTCACAGTTGGGGCGAAGGGTGGAGTCCGCGAGAAGAAGCGCCAGAATTCCAACGCGAAAGATTCACTCCGTTTTATCTCCAAACCAAAGAACTGCTTGCATTTGACTTTACAGATGCTCAATCCCGCACAGTTTTCAAAGGTTCAAAAATTCATGCTGACACCTGGGAAAAATTTGTTCGTAACTTTCGATATTGGACTTTCACACCAGTAGTGGAAAGTATTCGAGTGTATCCACATGCAGACAATGCCGCAGTGACGCTTTATGTTGATAATTACGGCAAGACAAACGATGGAAAAGAATTCAAAGCGCGTGCTCACGCAACATTACTGTTAGAAAAACACAATGGCAAGTGGGTGATTGTGCATGAAAACATTTGGGGCCCAGTAAACGAATAATATCCAATATTTGTAAGGAGATTTTTATGTCAGCACTTGATATTTCTAGCTACCATGGTTTGGTTTCAATGCGTGTAGACCATATCATGCTGAGCGTACCTAACTATGAAGAAACAATGCAATGGTATCAACAAAAGCTGGATGCAATCGTTGAGAAAGAATGGATTGTAGACCAACTACCAGATTTAAAATTAGCTTATCTCAACATTCGTGGATTCCGTATAGAAATAGTTGGTAGTAACCAGCCACGTTCTGGAATGCCTGATTCATTAACTTTTGAAGAAGCACTACGCACAACAGGAATCGGTCATTTTTGTTTTCGTGTTGATGATGTCGATGTAGCACTTGGCGAATTAAAAGAACGCGGTGTACAAACATTTGTTGAAGCCGCAGATTATCCCAATGTTGGAGTCAGAGTAGGGTTCATTAAAGACAACAACGGAAATATTATCGAGTTTTCAGGGCCGCTCAAAGAAGCTGAACAAAAAGCAACACAATGAGAAATTTTTGAAATTCAATTTCAGCACTTTTCAATGGCAATCAATTTTTACATTGAGGAGAAAAAATGAACGTGCAAAATTTCAATCAGGCTGAATACGACTTCATCGTTGTTGGTACAGGTTCCGCAGGTTCTGTGATGAGCGATCGCCTCAGCGAACAAGCAGATATCAATTGAACATTTACGATGATTTGGACAAGTTTTGAACGGAACTTTATCAAGGATGATTTATGAATACAAATGCCACACAAATATCTACTCATTTTGCCATTGGAGGCGATTTGTTAGTTCATCGTCTCGGTTACGGTGCAATGCGATTGACTGGACAACCTGGGAATTTTGGCCCTTATTCAGATTGGGAAGGTGGTCAAAAACTCCTGGGTCGTGCAGTGGAATTAGGTATTAATTTTATTGATACGGCTGAAGCCTACGGGCCTGGTTTCAATGAAGAATTAATTGCTTCTGCACTTTCCCCTTACTCAAAAGATGTAGTCATTGCGACTAAAGGCGGTATTAATAAACCTACACCGGATGATATTCGCGCTGACGGAAGCCCGAAGAATTTGCGGCGGGGTTGTGAAGCAAGCTTGCAAAGGCTGAAGGTAGAGCGCATTGATTTATACCAATTGCATCGTCCTGACCCAAAAGTACCCTTGACGGAATCAGTAGGGATGCTAGCGACTTTGAAAGAAGAAGGTAAAATTCGTCACGTGGGACTATCTAACGTCACAATTGAGCAAATTGAACAAGCGCGACAGATAGTTCCAATTGCTTCTGTGCAAAATCGCTTCAGCATTAGCGATCGCAATAATGAAGACGTGCTGGATTACTGCACCAAACACGGGATTGCATTTATCCCTTACGGTTCACTTGGCGCACATCCTCTTAAGCAAGGCGCACCACTGGCGATCGCTCAAGGCATTTTAGCAGAAATTGCTAATAGTCACGGTGTAAAACCAAATCAAATTGCTTTGGCGTGGTTGCTACACCGTGCTAACAATATCATTTTAATTCCGGGAACAACAACCATTTCCCACCTCGAAGAAAATATTGCAGCGTCTGCAATCAAGCTGACTAGAGACGAAATTGAAGCTTTAAATCAGATGCAAACAGTTTGAATTTCGTCACAGTCTATGAGGAGAGTATAAGAAAGTCGGGGTTGTAGATCTACTACTCCACCACACTAATTGTGATAGGTTTGTAGTGAGGGCTTTAGCCCTCATTTAAGCACGCTTGCTGCTTACTACAAACTTCCTTAGCCTGTCATAAGCTTTGTGGCAAACTACTACATAGTGGGTTTTGACCAAGTGTAATGTTTAAACTCTTTATCGAGTGGCGTTTGAGCAATGTGATTAGTGTAGTTGTGGATAACTTTCACAGCGATACCAAGAATCACCTCTAGAACCTGCTGTTTTGTGTAACCAGCATTCATAAATGTCTCGATTTCTTCGTCAGTTACCCAACCACGAGCTTGCACCATTCGCTGAGTAAAGTAGCGGAGTCCTGTAGCTTTGGATCTTGTAGGGGTTCACCACTTCGTAAGACATCTATATCCTCGGTTGACATGCCAACCATTTTTGCCAAGCCTGAGTGTGCTGCCATGCAGTAATCACACTCATTTTCATAATTTGCTGTCAGGTAGATTACCTGCTGTTCAACAGGGCTAAAGCTGGTTGTGCTGAAAAGATCCCACAGAGTCATACCACCCTTTAAAAGTGCAGGAGCTTCAGCGCAGATGCCCTCTAGATTGGGAATGAAACCAAATGTTTCCTTGGCATGACGCAGAGCTTTTTTTGATGCTTCAGGTGCAGTTTCTAAAGTATAAATGGTGAATTCCATTGTGCTGTATTTTTTGAAGTATCGGCATAATGCGACATTGCATGTCGAAGGTAAAAACCACTCGACAACGCTTATTACACACTTATCGCTGAGTAGACAAGTTTGTCTACTTTTAGTAGAGTATCTTAAGTAGACAAACTTGTCTACATGATGATAGACCTATGGCATCACAGACTAACCAAATCTACGATCGCATCCTGGAAACTGCCTCTGAGCTTTTCTACCAGAAGGGGATTCAGCACGTCGGAATTAACGAGGTAATAGCTGCGTCAAACGTTGCAAAACGGACGTTTTATAAGTACTTTCCCTCAAAAGACCAACTCATTTTAGAAGTGATGCGCTATCGCGAGAAGCAGTGGTTGCAGTGGTTTCAGAAAGCTGTTGAGGAGCGAGGAAAAAAAGCTAAAGAAAAGCTACTTGCTACGTTTGATGTGCTGGGCGAGTGGTATGCTCAACCAGACTTTCGGGGGTGTCCATTCATTAATGCAGTCCTGGAAATTGCCGATGCAAATCATCCAGCCCATCATGTTTCTGTCTCGTTGCGTGAGGCAATCCGCACTCACATTATGAAACTAGCACTCGAAGCGGGGATTCGTAATCCAGAGGCATTCTCTCAGCAGTACTTACTGCTAATTGGTGGTGCCAGTCTGATGGCAACAATTGAAGGAACTCCAGCAGGTGCAAAACATGCCCGTCAGGCTTTATCTATTCTCATTGATGGAAGTTAACTATTTTCTTAATATAACTTAACTTAGCACTTAACACCCATATCTTTACTGGTGCAGACAGAGTAAAAAACACACACTGTAAACATAAGCAGTTCATAAAACTTAAAACCTTCCCAAGGAGCCGAACTATTATGTTTGCAACATTCATTGTTTTAACTCGTAATTATCTCGGTCAGGCAAAATTCAATCAACTACGTGGCAAATTAATTGCATGGCACACCCAGACGATTACTAGCTTTTGTAATCACTTAGGAATTGACCGTACTACTCGTCAAAATCTCATCCGTTTGGCTCATGCCAATGGTAAGCGATTGGGTTTACTTTCTTAAGGAGAGTTGCCAAAATAACTATTTTTCTGTTGGCAGCAAAAAAGAGAATATACAGTCAAGTGGAAAATTGTGCTGTAGCATTCGCCACAGACATTCACTACAGTTAACGTAGAATTTAGCATTAATAACCTGTAACGCCTTAAAATTGCACAATTGCTCGTAAGGGTCGTCATTAGTCATTAGTCATTAGTCATTAGTCATTAGTCATTGGTCATTGGTCATTAATAACCAAGGACTAATGACATAGACGCCCTCCGGGCGGCTTCCCGTAGGGTAGGACAAATGACGGTCTTAACGAAAAAAAGTGCAATGTGTAGGCGCAACAGCTTAACCTCATGCTTAGCTACGTTTCACATCTTTGTTTATTATTTATTGCTTGTAATCATAAGCGGAGCGTAGAAGTGTTAAGCACGTCTACGCTTATGTATTATCTAACAATATTTTTTAATATCTTGAGAAATACTTAATAAATTAACATGAAACACAAAAAACTTTTGAATATCTAAAAAATATGCACACAAATAAATAAAATTCAGTCAAATCAGGGTTATATGAATAAGAGCAAAAATGGCTATTTTATTATTAATAAAGCGGCTTACAAGCAGAAAGTCAGCTTATTATGGTAGCT harbors:
- a CDS encoding N-acetylmuramoyl-L-alanine amidase produces the protein MKFGIDIGHNCPPDTGARGIKFEDNLTLDVGNRVIAKLKALGHQVVECKPARASSVSESLRKRCATANANKVDTFVSIHFNAFNRQANGTEVFAVSDTGRRIAKPVLDEIVKLGFFNRGVKNGSHLFVLKNTDMPAILVEGCFVDSQKDMNLYNPEAMANAIVKGLTGQLPSTPVNPIEDEEQNPDTTTLRFQKALNRLKITDKNGKPLVENGTNDATTKSAIEKFQSITGIQQTGIAGDTTWNAINQILAKRIIRVNHAGGVVVRYLQYRLGVDIDGIYGPQTEAAMKKFQQQNGLTADGIVGPATWQKLIG
- a CDS encoding Uma2 family endonuclease, which codes for MTTTTPKQLLTFEQFLEQDLDEEGRYELVNGEIVRILPTRQHDNIAEYISDSFKDEVKRLKLNYRVSGRIMVRTLTSDGKEQGRHPDVSVVDKTLWDSNLAAYSALLEPLQLAVEVVSTNWEDDYIDKLDEYQRLGIPEYWIVDYLAVASRSYLGNPKVPTIFVYLLDKNGVYQCKPYRGSDRIVSQTFSELALTAEQVLKS
- a CDS encoding eIF2A-related protein — its product is MELHKQRRRRGVILSLQGWKKLQEARHQAEILENDGARFTLEELSDRTQLAPFTVSKVLAREEGVDKQTLDYFFRGFGLELAKSDYVKAGNGEVGTDSPHPPISPSPQHQDWGETVDVSIFFGRAEELSKLGYWIVNDRCRLIALLGMGGVGKTTLAVKLAQQIQAQFEFVVWRSLRNSPPLRELLSNLLQFFADGQPVNLSENLGDVTRQVATPVLISQFMAHLRSHRCLIVLDNAESILASGDQCGHFQAGYEDYGQLLQQAGETAHQSCVILTSREKPQQIAALEGETLPVRSFQLSGLSVIAALELVKTKSFFYGSDAQWQDLIHHYTGNPLALKIIATTIGELFNGDVAEFLAQGTTVFGSICDLLSQQFHRLSTLEKDLMYWLAINREPVTMAELRSDLVLPVSSMKLLEALESLARRNLIEKKSLLQPPVQFTLQPVVMEFVTDYLIQQVAEEIVEWESGRITTNKQQPTTNNQPPTTTNQQLIFNSHALIKAIAKDYIRLAQTKLILEPVIEQLLLSLRSKQAIETRLVQILNDLREHSLSKSSSTPNPEPGYAGGNIINLLSHLQTDLTGYDFSHLTIWQAYLQDTPLVQVNFACADLSQSVFAKTFSTAMCAAFSPDGKALATTHTDGYLRLWDVASSHLLISYQGHLGIIWGVSFSPDGSTLATGGEDGTIKLWDVSSGQCLQTLQGHKGGVRTVVFAPDGNILISCSTDSTIRVWDISTGKCTKVLQGHTNGVWSVALLPIPPNSPLNKGGHRAIVASGSDDNTVKIWDITTGRCIKTLQGHTDWIRSVAFSKQGLLASSSLDQTIRLWDLDKGMCVGILKGHTHGVFTVCFIGEGNILASCSIDRTVRLWDVATQQCVKTLQGHTNAIYVNAVNPEGTLLATGSDDFSIKLWDITTGECVRTFKGRHNWFSSVVFSPIPSNSLGEIIASGGEDTIVRLWNVETLHVTSLRGHTDFIFAVTFSPDGRSLASGSADQTIRLWDVKTGLCTKVLHGHAGMVTGVTFSPDGCILASSSYDRTVKLWDVATGQLLHTFPEHITISTAFSPDGKKLAVGSFDDTVRIWDLETKQCCQTFKGHDSWVWWVAFSPDGLTLATGSSADRTVRLWDIRTGECLHILRGHQEWIWAIAFSPDGSTLVSCSSDGTIKLWDVATGDCIATLTGHNTWVMSVDFSSDGKMLVSGDGNAVIKLWDVQTKECIKNLRAERLYENMNIYGVTGLTEAQKSTLLELGAVEGLLG
- a CDS encoding TetR/AcrR family transcriptional regulator, whose product is MPKVVGKTTAKLQSRGRGRPRSDEAHQSILQAAYELVMEVGFTELTIEGVAARAGVGKPTIYRRWSSKARLVMDAFLAATNPELSFPNTGEVKEDIRLQMQKLVKIMNSPRGQVIATLIGGGQTDPEMIEAFVANWLSPRRKDCTQVIKKGIQRGEIRSDIDIEAVIDALYSPLFYRLLLKHAPLTEEFVDELINLIMPGLGGIDNS
- a CDS encoding nuclear transport factor 2 family protein is translated as MELLDRDKIASVEKEIHEFIHSWGEGWSPREEAPEFQRERFTPFYLQTKELLAFDFTDAQSRTVFKGSKIHADTWEKFVRNFRYWTFTPVVESIRVYPHADNAAVTLYVDNYGKTNDGKEFKARAHATLLLEKHNGKWVIVHENIWGPVNE